A region of Halalkaliarchaeum desulfuricum DNA encodes the following proteins:
- a CDS encoding DUF6884 domain-containing protein, giving the protein MTDVQVAAGPDVAPRLDFESDRKETDRAEIHLDGALVLVGCGKQKRDPGDPTDLHVASVGPDEPMTSLPNADTGPAWPARELYTSTYFGVRREFADLVTAWTRNYDADGWAVLSAKHGVVPHDRDLKYYDKRIDDLGDDPTDPDHRVTNPYGRRRPDGEKIVTEMDQWAATVAASLCKWVARFRPRKARPWENDANQLLVLAGQDYIEPLRERGVFEYGICRMAGDPNEGYTFPLEPRFLFEEIPAGGIGEQMGWMSDAIGRLEPVVNDRPGTEQTELVSSSSTSTREERPGAGRSGGGR; this is encoded by the coding sequence ATGACTGACGTCCAGGTCGCGGCTGGCCCCGATGTTGCCCCACGTCTTGACTTCGAATCCGACCGCAAGGAAACCGATCGCGCGGAAATCCACCTCGATGGAGCCCTCGTCCTCGTCGGCTGCGGCAAGCAGAAACGCGATCCCGGGGATCCGACCGACCTCCACGTCGCCAGTGTCGGCCCGGACGAGCCGATGACCAGTCTCCCGAACGCCGACACTGGCCCGGCGTGGCCGGCGCGCGAGCTGTACACGTCGACGTACTTCGGCGTCAGGCGGGAGTTCGCCGATCTCGTCACGGCGTGGACTCGCAATTACGATGCAGATGGGTGGGCAGTGCTGTCTGCGAAGCATGGCGTCGTGCCCCACGACCGCGACCTCAAATACTACGACAAGAGAATTGACGACCTCGGCGACGATCCCACCGATCCGGACCATCGCGTCACGAATCCCTACGGCCGCCGTCGGCCGGATGGGGAGAAAATCGTCACCGAGATGGACCAGTGGGCGGCAACCGTGGCGGCGTCGCTTTGCAAGTGGGTCGCACGCTTCCGACCGCGGAAGGCCAGACCGTGGGAGAACGACGCGAACCAGCTACTCGTGCTTGCCGGTCAGGACTACATCGAGCCGCTGCGCGAGCGCGGCGTCTTCGAGTACGGAATCTGCCGGATGGCGGGCGACCCGAATGAGGGCTACACGTTCCCGCTGGAACCGCGGTTCCTCTTCGAGGAGATTCCGGCCGGCGGGATCGGCGAGCAGATGGGGTGGATGTCCGACGCGATCGGCCGGCTGGAGCCTGTCGTCAACGACCGCCCCGGGACCGAGCAGACTGAGTTGGTTTCGAGTAGTAGCACCAGCACCCGCGAGGAGCGCCCGGGGGCTGGTCGGTCAGGAGGTGGCCGATGA
- a CDS encoding J domain-containing protein yields MTDVEWPADFERTPARDRSKNRSYEVSLAQAIDDLEAELDRLGVDDWRLETNMEHQSRNPKRPYANQPKPDDPSVVVRWRMDGEQYAVACDAYSRVRDNLRTIGLYIHEKRKMDSRPVTTGESEFANARLPPADDDAIVVADGSTAAPHEVLNVAPEAPADVVEAAARRLKAEAHPDAGGSRAEFQRIVAAEEAMLDD; encoded by the coding sequence ATGACTGACGTCGAGTGGCCGGCGGACTTCGAGCGGACGCCAGCTCGCGACCGTTCGAAGAACCGCTCGTATGAGGTCTCCCTCGCGCAGGCGATCGACGACCTCGAAGCGGAGCTGGATCGTCTCGGCGTCGACGACTGGCGCCTCGAGACGAACATGGAGCACCAGTCGCGCAACCCGAAGCGGCCGTACGCAAACCAGCCCAAGCCGGACGACCCGAGCGTCGTCGTCCGGTGGCGCATGGATGGAGAGCAGTACGCCGTCGCGTGTGATGCGTACTCGCGTGTGCGAGATAACCTCCGCACCATCGGACTGTACATCCACGAGAAGCGCAAGATGGACTCGCGACCCGTAACGACTGGCGAGTCGGAGTTCGCGAACGCCCGCCTGCCGCCGGCCGACGATGACGCGATCGTCGTCGCAGACGGTAGCACGGCAGCTCCACACGAGGTGCTGAACGTCGCCCCGGAGGCCCCGGCAGACGTGGTCGAGGCAGCAGCCAGACGGCTCAAGGCCGAGGCACACCCGGACGCGGGCGGATCGCGAGCGGAGTTCCAGCGAATCGTCGCGGCCGAGGAGGCGATGCTCGATGACTGA
- a CDS encoding DNA cytosine methyltransferase has protein sequence MDLFAGAGGLSTGIAQACEALGGTLGEDVRLVAINHSEDAIATHEQNHPWAEHYHAKIEELHPPDVVDPGAVTLLAGGPSCTHHSNARGGKPIREQERASAWHVLHWIQQLRPEQLLIENVPEFRSWSRVIDGEATNDGAIYQQWIQTLQALGYTIIRDDRGRYGVTLRACDYGDPTSRRRLFVIGSRTHKPTAPEPTHSADPEDDLREYRTAATIIDWSDRGESIWARSRPLAKNTMQRIAEGIRRHCDDRLAPYADVVETLGPEDVEQLQDDVVPIDDLETAVKERTEPFLVTGEVAIADGGVTGEEPDPGAVLVMGQHSGAYPRDAQGRPVPTVTTTGAIHHIAVDAFVKPRNLPQRGVHSNATYDPGAQPAHTITARNHDGHLVSPYLIVYNGQSDAADVDEPLPTVRTKARHALIEPDLFPWGLDIRYRLLEPHETKQAQGFPADYEICGDTKRSVRKQIGNAVPVNLARALGAHILSWNTPSLSTFGGGVTADPETEIPAYAEVSSTDD, from the coding sequence GTGGATCTCTTCGCCGGCGCCGGTGGGCTCTCCACCGGGATCGCCCAGGCGTGTGAAGCGCTGGGCGGCACTCTCGGCGAGGACGTCCGTCTGGTCGCGATCAACCACTCCGAGGACGCGATTGCGACCCACGAGCAAAACCACCCGTGGGCCGAGCATTACCACGCCAAGATCGAGGAGCTGCATCCGCCGGATGTCGTCGATCCCGGGGCCGTGACGCTCCTTGCGGGCGGCCCGAGCTGTACGCACCACTCGAACGCCCGCGGGGGGAAGCCGATTCGCGAGCAGGAACGCGCGTCGGCGTGGCACGTCCTGCATTGGATCCAGCAGCTCCGCCCGGAGCAGCTGCTGATCGAGAACGTCCCCGAGTTCCGCAGCTGGTCGCGCGTGATCGACGGCGAGGCGACGAACGACGGGGCGATCTACCAGCAGTGGATCCAGACGCTCCAGGCACTCGGCTACACGATTATCCGCGACGACCGCGGGCGGTACGGGGTTACGCTCCGGGCGTGTGACTACGGTGATCCAACCTCGAGACGGCGGCTGTTCGTCATCGGCAGCCGGACGCACAAACCCACCGCACCCGAGCCGACACACTCGGCCGATCCCGAGGACGACTTGCGCGAGTACCGGACCGCCGCCACGATCATCGACTGGTCGGATCGGGGCGAATCCATCTGGGCCCGCTCGCGCCCGCTCGCGAAGAATACGATGCAGCGGATCGCCGAGGGAATCCGTCGACACTGTGACGACCGACTGGCGCCGTACGCCGACGTCGTCGAGACGCTCGGTCCCGAAGACGTCGAACAGTTGCAGGACGATGTCGTCCCGATCGACGACCTCGAGACTGCCGTCAAAGAGCGCACCGAGCCGTTCCTCGTGACGGGCGAGGTCGCGATCGCCGACGGTGGTGTCACGGGGGAGGAGCCGGATCCCGGCGCCGTGCTGGTGATGGGCCAGCATTCGGGGGCGTACCCACGCGACGCCCAGGGTCGCCCCGTCCCGACCGTCACGACAACCGGTGCGATCCACCACATCGCCGTCGACGCGTTCGTAAAACCGCGCAACCTGCCCCAGCGGGGCGTCCACAGCAACGCGACCTACGATCCCGGCGCCCAGCCCGCCCACACGATCACGGCCCGGAACCACGACGGTCATCTGGTCTCGCCGTACCTGATCGTCTACAACGGGCAAAGCGACGCCGCCGACGTCGACGAGCCGCTGCCGACCGTTCGGACGAAAGCGCGCCACGCACTGATCGAACCCGACCTGTTCCCGTGGGGGCTGGACATCCGGTATCGGCTGCTCGAGCCACACGAGACCAAGCAGGCGCAGGGGTTCCCCGCCGACTACGAGATCTGTGGCGACACCAAGCGGTCGGTACGCAAGCAGATCGGGAACGCCGTCCCGGTGAATCTCGCGAGAGCGCTCGGGGCCCACATCCTCTCGTGGAACACACCGAGCCTGTCGACGTTCGGTGGTGGGGTCACAGCGGATCCAGAGACGGAGATTCCCGCCTACGCGGAGGTGTCTTCGACCGATGACTGA
- a CDS encoding DUF5778 family protein, whose protein sequence is MNDVIDQELYERTKSLLEPGEIELVGCIVHTHLDGQADLEMQELTVDVHDVISEHADKGEAYIYAGNDDPDFSSNQFQGLTLEDEEFVWECQQLLREGTFDLVFYYEAGVDQDALSDDLAELTHVDRVTPVP, encoded by the coding sequence ATGAACGACGTGATCGATCAGGAGCTGTACGAACGGACGAAGTCGCTCCTCGAGCCGGGGGAGATCGAACTCGTCGGCTGTATCGTCCACACCCACCTCGATGGCCAGGCGGATCTCGAAATGCAGGAGCTCACCGTCGACGTCCACGACGTGATCTCCGAACACGCCGACAAGGGGGAGGCGTACATCTACGCCGGTAACGACGATCCCGACTTCTCCTCGAATCAGTTCCAGGGGCTGACGCTCGAGGACGAGGAGTTCGTCTGGGAGTGTCAACAGCTGCTCCGGGAGGGGACCTTCGATCTCGTCTTTTATTACGAGGCCGGCGTGGACCAGGACGCGTTGAGCGACGACCTCGCGGAACTAACGCACGTGGATCGCGTGACGCCGGTTCCCTGA
- a CDS encoding DUF1028 domain-containing protein, whose translation MTFSICVREPYTDEEGNRHHRFGVAVTTRLPAVGTLCPFASEHGAVATQSLVNVELGRKGIDYLADGLAVEDALEALLNADEGRAQRQLHGVDADGTFVFSGDECRDWYGHTAGENYTVAGNLLTGSDVIDATAAAYESEAFGEGPLAARLIDALAAGHEEGGDKRTDLPIQSAALLVETTEDVEDEPTSPDSIDLRVDATETPIDDLRDTYELTLQGWTDAAVKYEGENEE comes from the coding sequence GTGACCTTCAGCATCTGCGTTCGGGAGCCGTACACCGACGAGGAGGGAAACAGACACCACCGGTTCGGCGTCGCTGTCACCACCCGATTGCCCGCTGTCGGGACGTTGTGCCCGTTCGCGTCAGAACACGGGGCCGTCGCGACCCAGAGTCTGGTCAACGTCGAACTCGGCCGGAAGGGGATCGACTACCTCGCTGACGGCCTGGCCGTCGAGGACGCCCTGGAGGCGCTTTTAAACGCCGACGAGGGCCGAGCCCAACGACAACTGCACGGTGTCGACGCCGACGGGACGTTCGTCTTCTCCGGCGACGAGTGCCGGGACTGGTACGGACACACTGCCGGTGAGAACTACACCGTCGCGGGGAACCTCCTGACCGGTTCGGACGTGATCGACGCCACGGCGGCAGCCTACGAGTCGGAGGCGTTCGGCGAGGGCCCGCTCGCGGCTCGACTGATCGACGCGCTCGCGGCTGGCCACGAGGAGGGTGGCGACAAGCGGACGGATCTCCCGATCCAGTCGGCAGCATTGTTGGTAGAGACCACCGAAGACGTCGAGGACGAGCCCACCTCCCCCGACTCGATCGACCTCCGGGTGGACGCGACCGAGACGCCGATCGACGACCTCCGGGACACCTACGAGTTGACGCTCCAGGGCTGGACGGACGCAGCTGTGAAATACGAGGGCGAGAACGAGGAATGA
- a CDS encoding RNA-binding protein: MDVKSRHHLRSDEVDAIQSAVRDALGVEIDGESFERVSFTDDPREVVLVDGDPAVVYVDDEPFLTVQGANAFPPERRIVTVDAGAVSFVSNGADVMRPGIVEADEAIEEGDLVVVAEETHGKVLAVGRALVDGAEMLGDSGKVVESIHHVGDELFEFSV, encoded by the coding sequence ATGGACGTCAAATCGCGGCATCATCTCCGGAGCGACGAGGTCGACGCCATCCAGTCGGCCGTCCGGGACGCGCTCGGCGTAGAGATCGACGGCGAGAGCTTCGAACGCGTCTCCTTTACGGACGACCCGCGGGAGGTCGTGCTCGTCGACGGCGACCCGGCGGTCGTGTACGTCGACGACGAGCCGTTTCTCACGGTTCAGGGGGCGAACGCGTTCCCGCCGGAACGCCGGATCGTTACCGTCGACGCCGGCGCGGTGTCGTTCGTCTCGAACGGGGCTGACGTGATGCGCCCCGGGATCGTGGAGGCCGACGAGGCGATCGAGGAGGGTGATCTCGTCGTCGTCGCAGAGGAGACCCACGGGAAGGTGCTTGCGGTCGGTCGCGCGCTCGTCGACGGTGCCGAGATGCTCGGCGACTCCGGGAAGGTCGTGGAGTCGATCCACCACGTCGGCGACGAACTGTTCGAATTCTCGGTGTGA
- a CDS encoding DUF7562 family protein — translation MWRSRSNRDRKTVVCIACGDSLLRSDAREYDKEGDRWDRHGKEFEHLCKECHDELCHQPRAELESLLLSIESDEVSRESFLRRYFDAVEEEYGSADAEERS, via the coding sequence ATGTGGCGTTCGCGGTCGAACCGGGATCGAAAAACCGTCGTGTGTATCGCGTGTGGCGACTCACTGCTACGGTCCGACGCGCGCGAGTACGACAAGGAGGGGGACCGCTGGGACCGCCACGGCAAGGAGTTCGAACACCTCTGTAAGGAGTGTCACGACGAACTGTGCCACCAGCCCCGGGCCGAACTCGAATCGCTCCTTTTGTCGATCGAATCCGACGAGGTCTCCCGGGAATCGTTCCTCCGTCGGTACTTCGACGCTGTCGAGGAGGAGTACGGCTCCGCGGACGCCGAAGAACGGTCCTGA
- a CDS encoding ribonuclease catalytic domain-containing protein → MSDEQAAAGTAEGQGPVKITEEMAERLEEKREELFEEFDIRDGFPIEVKREAEARSDGIEDEIDAELEDRQDLRDLTTWTTDPIDAQDFDDAISIDENEETYHLWVHIADVTHYVTPETTMWEEAVQRSNTVYLPAYTVHMLPSVLAETVCSLVPEEDRLAHTVEMVLDRETLSFESIDIYKSVIRSDERLTYTQCENRLDDPDAPLHEENALAYELAEQMHQQRKEDGSLVLNPRRDRAHTIIEECMLKANKAVTHELMWNRGVEAMYRVHPQPTPDQWNDALKEIQELDGVSIPGSSWDDPRKAVNAALEEAPDRQLNKIQRAVLKVMPRAKYMNDPFGGHHALNFDIYGHFTSPIRRLSDLVNHWIVYTNDVPEDLIELCDRASDKQKDGETCERLYKQFLEENHIDPYAVNNRGLEIVEDPEEATHGV, encoded by the coding sequence ATGTCAGACGAACAGGCCGCCGCCGGAACCGCGGAGGGCCAAGGCCCGGTGAAGATCACCGAGGAGATGGCAGAGCGGCTCGAGGAAAAACGGGAAGAGCTCTTCGAGGAGTTCGATATCCGGGACGGGTTTCCGATCGAGGTGAAACGGGAGGCCGAAGCGCGAAGCGACGGCATCGAAGACGAGATCGACGCGGAGCTCGAGGATCGGCAGGACCTCCGGGACCTGACGACGTGGACGACCGACCCGATCGACGCCCAGGACTTCGACGACGCGATCAGCATCGACGAAAACGAGGAGACGTACCACCTCTGGGTCCACATCGCGGACGTCACCCACTACGTCACTCCGGAGACGACGATGTGGGAGGAGGCGGTACAGCGGAGCAACACCGTCTATCTGCCGGCGTACACGGTCCACATGCTGCCCTCCGTACTCGCCGAGACCGTCTGTTCGCTCGTCCCCGAGGAGGACCGGCTCGCCCACACCGTCGAGATGGTGCTGGACCGGGAGACGCTCTCGTTCGAGTCGATCGACATCTACAAGTCGGTGATCCGCAGCGACGAGCGACTGACGTACACTCAGTGTGAAAACCGACTCGACGACCCCGACGCCCCACTCCACGAGGAGAACGCCCTGGCGTACGAACTCGCAGAGCAGATGCACCAACAGCGCAAGGAGGACGGGTCGCTCGTGTTGAATCCTCGCCGGGACCGAGCTCACACGATCATCGAGGAGTGCATGCTGAAGGCGAACAAGGCGGTCACACACGAGCTGATGTGGAACCGCGGCGTGGAGGCGATGTACCGGGTGCACCCGCAGCCGACACCGGACCAGTGGAACGACGCCCTCAAAGAGATCCAGGAGCTGGATGGCGTCTCGATCCCGGGATCCTCGTGGGACGATCCCCGGAAGGCCGTCAACGCGGCGCTCGAGGAGGCGCCCGACCGCCAGCTCAACAAGATCCAGCGTGCCGTCCTGAAGGTGATGCCGCGCGCGAAGTACATGAACGATCCGTTCGGCGGGCACCACGCGCTCAACTTCGACATCTACGGTCACTTCACCTCTCCGATCCGTCGACTGTCCGATCTGGTGAACCACTGGATCGTCTACACGAACGACGTCCCGGAGGACCTGATCGAACTGTGCGACCGCGCCAGCGACAAACAGAAGGACGGCGAGACGTGCGAACGCCTCTACAAACAGTTCCTCGAGGAGAACCACATCGATCCGTACGCGGTCAACAACCGGGGGCTCGAAATCGTCGAGGACCCGGAGGAAGCCACCCACGGCGTCTAG
- a CDS encoding V-type ATP synthase subunit I domain-containing protein — protein MSFSVSWSTLLEELDELADDAEIITPFSHDRFRITDVREHRVVVTYDDTGDRRPLQRDQFETLYRRIKDSNGEFELDRLPPDADPYPAVLSLHSRFEIDEQQGTITEKDGPTATQLADDEPSGDDNERVEPDGVDAYSDALLLIDALERHDVSDLTELETNVLVNMYTLCSDVQRNANELRKDVSDVLLDRLHHDQPVHGQYGSVQRTSRRNRSLKDDEEVLAVLEEAGIDRERVTTVDSSKVDEALEVTELSETDVYEIEESEYVRKAEVDEEAKESRLQGLKDRLAASGDEETDELREEIEALEDRIDDLTSFSTGTQIQG, from the coding sequence ATGTCGTTCAGCGTCAGTTGGAGCACGCTGCTCGAGGAACTAGACGAGTTGGCTGACGATGCCGAAATCATCACACCGTTTTCTCACGACAGGTTCCGGATTACGGACGTTCGAGAACACCGAGTCGTCGTCACCTACGACGACACCGGAGACCGCCGACCTCTCCAGCGCGACCAGTTCGAAACTCTCTACCGCCGAATCAAGGACTCGAACGGTGAATTCGAACTCGACCGACTCCCGCCCGACGCCGATCCGTATCCAGCGGTGTTGAGCCTCCACTCCCGTTTCGAGATCGACGAACAGCAGGGGACCATCACCGAGAAAGACGGACCAACCGCCACGCAACTGGCCGATGACGAGCCGAGCGGAGACGACAACGAGCGCGTCGAACCCGACGGTGTTGACGCGTACTCCGATGCGTTGCTACTCATCGACGCACTCGAACGGCACGACGTCTCCGACCTGACCGAACTGGAGACGAACGTGCTAGTGAACATGTACACACTCTGTTCCGACGTACAGCGAAACGCGAACGAGCTCCGAAAAGACGTCTCGGACGTGTTGCTCGACAGACTCCATCACGATCAGCCAGTCCACGGCCAGTACGGATCGGTCCAGCGAACGTCGCGTCGAAATCGCTCGCTGAAGGACGATGAGGAGGTGCTGGCCGTACTGGAGGAGGCAGGTATCGACCGGGAGCGCGTCACGACTGTCGATTCGAGCAAAGTAGACGAAGCACTCGAAGTTACGGAACTCTCGGAGACGGACGTTTACGAGATTGAAGAGAGCGAATACGTCCGGAAAGCCGAAGTCGACGAGGAGGCCAAGGAGTCGCGGCTACAGGGTCTGAAAGACAGGCTCGCGGCCAGTGGTGATGAGGAGACTGACGAACTCCGGGAGGAAATCGAAGCACTCGAAGATCGTATCGACGACCTCACGAGCTTCAGCACGGGAACACAGATACAAGGGTAG
- a CDS encoding DUF7342 family protein — MEEPRPELEAEADERRDRPDFDALIPPEELVSGDRTRDDFFDAVLGLDSPSTAGEVADLAGHGVDAAREYLEWFERMGVVTRVTDSPATYERNQEYLNWRRVQRLRNQFDDDQLVDFLEDAVEKDGSFAEKFDVESPDTVAITAHAADTDRSVEAVWREVSEWKTTRRRISLLERALQTDSDGTAGQRTVA; from the coding sequence ATGGAAGAACCACGTCCCGAACTGGAAGCAGAAGCCGACGAGCGTCGGGACAGACCGGATTTCGACGCCCTCATCCCTCCGGAGGAACTCGTTTCCGGGGATCGTACTAGAGACGACTTCTTCGATGCCGTTCTCGGACTGGACAGTCCCTCGACAGCAGGTGAGGTTGCAGATCTTGCGGGACACGGGGTAGACGCTGCCCGTGAGTATCTGGAGTGGTTCGAACGCATGGGGGTTGTCACGCGCGTCACCGACTCTCCGGCGACGTACGAACGCAACCAGGAGTACCTGAATTGGCGGCGTGTCCAGCGACTCCGAAATCAGTTCGACGACGACCAACTGGTCGACTTTCTCGAAGATGCGGTGGAGAAGGACGGGTCATTTGCGGAGAAGTTCGACGTCGAATCCCCGGACACAGTAGCTATCACTGCACACGCAGCCGACACTGACCGTTCTGTAGAGGCGGTGTGGAGGGAAGTATCCGAGTGGAAGACGACTCGCCGCCGGATCTCCCTCCTCGAACGGGCGTTGCAGACCGACTCGGACGGCACTGCCGGTCAGCGTACTGTTGCATGA
- a CDS encoding ERCC4 domain-containing protein, producing the protein MDERRHASSIPTTVLRDNREQRPWTFDGCVVETRDVTLSTGDYAVPTDCTHDSTSDTYHPQFAVERKSAHDFLTALTWERDRFTSELRRAAEWHHPLAVVVETSWETLLRNRGCMTWRDVHPNQIVGTLSAWTRHYNVAFHFAESRQRAELCAFLLLVRHSLLQRREQN; encoded by the coding sequence ATGGACGAGAGGCGACACGCTAGTTCCATTCCCACTACGGTACTGCGAGATAACCGCGAACAGCGGCCCTGGACGTTCGACGGGTGTGTAGTCGAGACGCGCGACGTGACCCTCTCAACTGGAGACTACGCTGTCCCGACTGACTGTACGCACGACTCGACATCGGACACGTACCACCCACAGTTCGCGGTCGAACGCAAGTCTGCACACGACTTCCTCACCGCACTCACGTGGGAACGAGATCGGTTCACGTCCGAGCTACGGCGGGCCGCCGAGTGGCATCACCCCCTTGCGGTCGTCGTCGAGACGTCCTGGGAGACCTTGCTTCGCAATCGTGGCTGCATGACGTGGCGAGACGTCCATCCGAACCAGATAGTGGGCACCCTCTCGGCGTGGACTCGCCACTACAACGTGGCGTTCCACTTTGCCGAGTCCCGGCAGCGAGCCGAGCTATGTGCGTTTCTCCTGCTCGTCCGTCACAGTCTGCTACAACGACGTGAGCAGAACTGA
- a CDS encoding DedA family protein: protein MGPGLASVVALDYAIAPLQLAEMPPWLRAWLDSEWALLVLLGVFVLEGAMLMYFMPSELVVPSALLLIGTAPEDVAAVLTVAVIGATIGQYALFRVAHHGGREYLLQKRWFRVSGSTLDRFDGWFDRWGPVVIPVSNTLLFTRGMLTVPAGLSDMSGQKFVVLSAIGTLSFQSILAALFLWFETLLA from the coding sequence ATGGGTCCCGGATTGGCGTCGGTCGTCGCCCTCGATTACGCGATCGCCCCCCTCCAGCTCGCGGAGATGCCGCCGTGGCTTCGCGCGTGGCTCGACTCCGAGTGGGCGCTGTTGGTCCTCCTGGGGGTGTTCGTCCTCGAGGGGGCGATGCTGATGTACTTCATGCCCAGCGAACTCGTCGTTCCCAGCGCCCTCCTGTTGATCGGGACGGCCCCCGAGGACGTCGCGGCAGTGTTGACCGTCGCCGTCATCGGGGCGACGATCGGTCAGTACGCGCTGTTTCGGGTCGCCCACCACGGCGGCCGGGAGTACCTGCTGCAGAAGCGGTGGTTCCGGGTCTCCGGGTCGACGCTGGACCGATTCGACGGCTGGTTCGACCGCTGGGGCCCGGTCGTGATCCCCGTGAGCAACACCCTGCTTTTCACCCGCGGGATGCTCACGGTCCCGGCCGGCCTCTCGGACATGTCCGGCCAGAAGTTCGTCGTCCTCTCGGCGATCGGAACGCTGTCGTTCCAGTCGATCCTGGCGGCGCTGTTCCTCTGGTTCGAGACGCTGTTGGCGTAA
- the hemB gene encoding porphobilinogen synthase: MDPTTRSRRSAPVNRSHRPRRLRTDGVRSLVRETTLSPSDLVAPVFVDATTDERVPIPSMPGHDRVPVSEAVDRVEEVLETGIEAVILFGIPESKNDRGSRAYAEDGVVQRALRQISAETDAYVIADVCLCEYTDHGHCGVLEPDARSDPTLTVRNDDTLELLAETAVSQAKAGADMVAPSSMTDGMVGAIRAGLDEAGFEEVPILSYAVKYESAFYGPFRDAADGAPSFGDRRHYQMDPGNAREALREARLDVEEGADALMVKPALPYLDVLGDVRREFDVPVAAYNVSGEYAMLHAAAEKGWLDLEATAHESLVSIKRAGADLIVTYFAEDVARRL, from the coding sequence ATGGATCCGACCACCCGATCACGGCGATCGGCGCCCGTGAACCGCTCCCATCGCCCGCGACGGCTGCGGACCGACGGCGTCCGATCGCTGGTCCGCGAGACGACGCTGTCGCCGAGTGACCTCGTCGCCCCGGTGTTCGTCGACGCCACGACCGACGAGCGCGTCCCGATCCCGTCGATGCCCGGCCACGACCGCGTCCCCGTTTCGGAGGCGGTCGATCGCGTCGAGGAAGTACTCGAGACCGGAATCGAAGCGGTGATCCTGTTCGGGATCCCCGAATCGAAGAACGATCGCGGCTCGCGGGCGTACGCCGAGGACGGGGTCGTCCAGCGGGCACTGCGGCAAATCTCTGCGGAGACTGACGCCTACGTCATCGCCGACGTCTGTCTGTGCGAGTACACCGACCACGGCCACTGTGGCGTACTCGAACCCGACGCCCGGTCGGACCCGACACTTACGGTCCGGAACGACGACACCCTCGAGCTGCTGGCGGAGACGGCGGTTTCACAAGCGAAGGCGGGTGCTGACATGGTCGCCCCGTCGTCGATGACCGACGGGATGGTCGGCGCGATCAGGGCCGGCCTCGACGAGGCCGGCTTCGAGGAGGTGCCGATCTTGAGTTACGCGGTGAAGTACGAGTCCGCCTTTTACGGGCCGTTCCGGGATGCCGCGGACGGCGCGCCGTCGTTCGGCGACCGCCGGCACTACCAGATGGATCCCGGCAACGCCCGGGAAGCGCTCCGGGAGGCGCGCCTCGACGTCGAGGAGGGGGCCGACGCCCTGATGGTCAAACCCGCGTTGCCGTATCTGGACGTCCTCGGCGACGTCCGTCGGGAGTTCGACGTTCCGGTGGCGGCGTACAACGTCTCCGGGGAGTACGCGATGTTGCACGCCGCCGCCGAAAAGGGGTGGCTTGACCTGGAGGCGACCGCCCACGAGTCGCTCGTGTCGATCAAGCGCGCCGGGGCGGATCTGATCGTCACCTACTTCGCCGAGGACGTCGCTCGGCGGCTGTAG
- a CDS encoding 50S ribosomal protein L39e has translation MGKKSKAKKKRLAKKERQNTRVPAWVMMKTNMEVTRNPKRRNWRRSDLDE, from the coding sequence ATGGGCAAGAAATCGAAGGCCAAGAAGAAGCGGCTGGCCAAAAAGGAGCGCCAGAACACGCGCGTTCCCGCGTGGGTGATGATGAAGACGAACATGGAAGTGACCCGGAACCCGAAGCGCCGAAACTGGCGACGTAGCGACCTCGACGAATAA
- a CDS encoding 50S ribosomal protein L31e, translated as MSTSDFEERVVTVPLRDARKASVQERADEAMSIVRSHLAQHFSVDEDAIRLDPSVNEAIWANGRQSPPSKLRVRAARFVEDDEAIVEAEPA; from the coding sequence ATGAGTACGAGTGATTTCGAGGAGCGCGTCGTGACCGTCCCGCTCCGCGACGCCAGAAAGGCCTCCGTACAGGAGCGCGCCGACGAGGCGATGTCGATCGTGCGCAGTCACCTCGCACAACACTTCAGCGTCGACGAGGACGCCATCCGGCTCGACCCGAGCGTCAACGAGGCGATCTGGGCGAACGGGCGGCAGAGCCCTCCGTCGAAGCTCCGGGTTCGCGCAGCCCGGTTCGTCGAGGACGACGAGGCGATCGTCGAGGCGGAACCGGCCTGA